In Schizosaccharomyces osmophilus chromosome 2, complete sequence, the following proteins share a genomic window:
- the agn1 gene encoding cell wall glucan endo-1,3-alpha-glucosidase Agn1, producing the protein MKFILFVALLVMSFTSLVQASKLVVAHFIVGNTYPYTVENWEQDIKDAHSAGIDGFALNLGSDAWQVERISDAYEAAASVSSDFKLFLSFDMTVMPANSDYIEGLVRRFANSPNQLWWDNKVFVSTFSGESDFFGYSDVSTGWNSAIKEPLESAGYPIFFAPSWTSLGGGALQQSVTDGFVSWNTWPTSSADMNANDDHYYKQLANSLGKIYIAPISPWFYTHLAYKNWAYKSDWLYMDRLQEMLDVQPDMIEVLTWNDFGESHYIGKVQGALPYGSEDYVQGFDHTAWRLMMAPYIAAYKDGATKPYINFESLFYWYRPTSKYSVPTKDSVGYPSGGDYDEDKIFAVVYLLQSAEITISCGENSQTFTGNAGVNRVSINMVPGSSPRFSVSRQGNEMASQTGPKIEGTTSVYNFNAYTGTLFF; encoded by the coding sequence atgaaatttataCTATTTGTCGCTCTGCTGGTTATGAGTTTCACTAGCCTGGTTCAGGCTAGCAAGTTGGTTGTCGCACACTTCATTGTTGGAAACACATACCCATATACCGTTGAAAATTGGGAACAAGACATTAAGGATGCTCATTCAGCAGGAATTGATGGTTTCGCTTTAAACTTAGGTAGTGATGCTTGGCAAGTCGAGCGTATCAGTGATGCCTACGAAGCAGCTGCTAGCGTATCTTCAGATTTTAAGCTTTTCTTATCCTTTGATATGACCGTTATGCCAGCAAATTCGGATTACATTGAAGGACTAGTGAGAAGATTTGCTAACAGCCCTAATCAATTATGGTGGGATaacaaagtttttgtttcgaCCTTTTCTGGTGAAAGCGACTTTTTCGGATACTCAGATGTTAGTACCGGATGGAATTCTGCTATAAAGGAACCACTAGAATCTGCCGGATAtcctattttctttgctcCAAGTTGGACTTCCTTGGGAGGAGGAGCTTTACAACAAAGCGTAACCGATGGCTTTGTTTCCTGGAACACATGGCCTACAAGTTCTGCTGATATGAATGCTAATGATGACCACTATTACAAGCAATTAGCGAATTCTTTGGGTAAAATTTACATTGCACCTATTTCACCATGGTTTTATACCCACTTAGCTTATAAAAACTGGGCTTACAAAAGTGACTGGCTCTATATGGATCGCTTGCAAGAAATGTTGGATGTTCAACCTGATATGATTGAGGTTTTGACCTGGAATGACTTTGGTGAGTCTCATTATATCGGTAAGGTCCAAGGTGCTTTACCTTATGGATCTGAGGATTATGTTCAAGGCTTTGATCACACTGCTTGGCGCCTTATGATGGCTCCATATATTGCTGCTTATAAAGATGGAGCAACTAAACCCTATATCAACTTTGAGTCTCTCTTTTACTGGTATAGACCTACTTCGAAGTACAGTGTACCTACTAAGGATAGTGTTGGTTATCCTTCTGGCGGTGATTATGATGaagacaaaatttttgCTGTAGTGTATCTGCTGCAGTCTGCTGAAATCACCATCTCGTGCGGTGAAAACAGCCAAACTTTCACTGGCAATGCAGGTGTTAACCGTGTTTCTATAAACATGGTTCCAGGCTCTAGTCCTAGATTCAGTGTTTCTCGACAAGGTAATGAAATGGCTTCACAAACTGGACCTAAAATCGAGGGAACGACTTCTGTTTATAACTTCAATGCCTATACTGGCAcgttgtttttttaa
- a CDS encoding Nudix family hydrolase produces MNFDLDLLTGLQILGQKTPASVTNGLKKRASVAVILATDPPQTTSTPNWIHRIPSSVTPHVLLIQRSFRETDRWSGHVALPGGVREVDDKSDVHTAIRETREEVGIDLCEQGAYLAGSLDERVISSNWGSTPLLVLSSFVFVLPKLCEFRLDETEVFSAQWIHLSDLLRPTFFTRIKVDPSRAIASHTLPSLEPFLQFFVGKLYYSAIRLEPHIDSPASQLPVDKRPLLWGITHSIFVDLFVYFSPSSAKSCIIWTLPYFQQYDFRVITNIISWKYKRNMSSKYPQGNWALKTLQGYYKYLKLALIIGFLFRIIVCCFLLFKLLQHLK; encoded by the exons atgaattttgaCTTAGATCTACTTACAGGCTTGCAGATTTTGGGACAGAAGACGCCGGCTTCAGTTACAAACGGACTCAAAAAACGAGCATCCGTTGCTGTGATTCTTGCAACAGACCCTCCTCAAACAACATCTACCCCGAATTGGATCCATCGAATTCCTTCTAGTGTAACGCCTCATGTCCTACTAATTCAGAGATCTTTTCGTGAAACAGATCGATGGTCTGGTCATGTCGCTTTGCCTGGTGGCGTTCGTGAAGTAGATGATAAATCCGATGTTCACACTGCTATACGAGAAACAAGAGAAGAAGTTGGTATTGATCTTTGCGAGCAAGGGGCATATCTTGCCGGTTCTCTAGATGAACGAGTTATTTCTTCTAACTGGGGTAGCACTCCTTTACTAGtgctttcatcttttg tttttgtaTTACCCAAGCTTTGTGAGTTCCGCCTTGATGAAACTGAAGTGTTTTCTGCCCAATGGATCCATCTCAGCGATCTTTTGCGCCCAACATTTTTTACTCGTATAAAAGTTGATCCTTCTCGGGCTATTGCAAGTCATACCTTACCTTCTTTAGAGCCTTTCTTGCAATTCTTTGTTGGTAAATTGTACTATTCAGCGATACGTTTAGAACCTCATATTGATTCACCAGCTTCTCAGCTTCCCGTCGACAAACGACCATTGCTATGGGGTATTACACACAGCATATTCGTCGacttatttgtttacttttcccCTTCTTCTGCGAAATCCTGTATCATATGGACTTTACCTTACTTTCAGCAGTACGACTTTCGAGTTATTACAAATATCATATCATggaaatacaaaagaaatatgtCTAGCAAATACCCCCAAGGCAATTGGGCTCTCAAAACACTTCAAGGATACTATAAGTACTTAAAGCTGGCTTTAATAATCGGATTTCTGTTTCGTATTATAGTCTGCTGCTTTCTCCTTTTTAAGTTATTACAACATTTAAAGTAA
- the vtc2 gene encoding vacuolar transporter chaperone (VTC) complex polyphosphate synthetase subunit Vtc2/3 encodes MRFTDSLEAGIYQPWREHYMDYVNLKHLLKADEESPVWGENDESRFVSALDDQLEKVSLFHQKIWNDLNESLTGVETSYDSSNEFTDETITNEDRLKLLEQLDSCTDLVKRLEKYTRLNLTGFFKIVKKHDKLHSEYSLRPLLQVRLRACSFGNVQYNPILARIFSLYNPLRTSLSGGQSLSIPHRHIHSSDENIYRRRTYRFWVHHDNLMEVKTFIMRRLPVLYYSGKHGFDRDRSAVSGILDPISTCLYFDNPNFDLYTQNLERSERAFSLRLHWYGKLNPKTDIIVERMVREGSSLSHSEDRFVLREKKINDFLKEAYDPDEKKSRDDTTEASDSTHKKQLTEDVQKLIGEFNLQPVLRSVYTRTAFQIPGDDSVRVNLDSDWVMIREDSFDQERPCRDPVDWHRHDIDDADFPYKHLRKGEHFRFPYSVLEIRECLKPDEEEPLWVSELRGSHLISEVDGFSKYEHGVAVLFERHVPLLPMWLFSMEQDIRKDPRSTYPVSKDDSNSSNIYVKRRDETIFTDESPPKSTKKTPVVSRRSQASNAQMAAPQIQQFKHPHGDHFNFKSIPGLLKPSTYGSIYRPGKTYTTPPHIQKPEIPLRVSGPVKVETKVWLANERTYLNWLHVVVLFGSLSLALFNSAGEKTGRIFGSIYVLLAVFMGFYAWRLHAKRCNLIMTRSPAPMTEYWGPLFVGVALAISLIANMAFALRGAVHRNLIEDDHVLVKIFCKQFS; translated from the exons ATGCGTTTTACTGACAGTTTGGAGGCTGGTATTTATCAACCATGGAGGGAACATTACATGGATTATGTGAATCTGAAGCACTTACTGAAGGCGGATGAAGAATCTCCTGTATGGGGAGAAAACGATGAATCGCGTTTCGTATCTGCTCTAGACGACCAGTTGGAAAAG GTATCTTTGTTTCATCAGAAGATTTGGAATGATTTAAATGAATCACTGACTGGTGTTGAAACCAGTTATGACTCTTCTAACGAATTTACCGACGAAACTATAACAAACGAGGACCGTCTGAAACTATTAGAGCAATTGGACTCTTGTACCGATTTGGTTAAGAGACTGGAAAAATACACCAGGTTAAATCTTActggattttttaaaatcgTAAAGAAGCATGATAAACTACACAGCGAATATTCTCTTCGGCCTCTATTGCAAGTTAGATTACGTGCCTGCTCCTTTGGTAATGTTCAGTATAATCCAATATTGGCTCGcattttttctctttacaACCCGCTTCGTACAAGTCTTAGTGGTGGTCAATCTCTATCGATCCCTCACCGTCATATTCATTCTTCAGATGAAAACATATATCGTAGACGAACATATCGCTTTTGGGTGCATCATGACAACCTCATGGAAGTGAAAACATTTATAATGAGGCGCTTGCCTGTTTTGTATTACTCCGGTAAGCATGGTTTTGATCGAGACCGTTCAGCTGTGTCTGGTATACTTGATCCGATTTCAACTtgtctttattttgataATCCCAATTTCGATCTTTATACCCAAAACTTGGAACGATCTGAACGAGCTTTTTCATTGCGCCTTCATTGGTATGGAAAGTTGAATCCAAAAACCGACATCATAGTAGAACGTATGGTGCGCGAAGGCAGCAGTTTGTCTCATAGTGAAGACCGTTTTGTTTTACGCgagaagaaaattaatgACTTTCTGAAAGAAGCTTATGACCctgatgaaaaaaagagtagAGACGATACTACTGAAGCTTCTGATTCTACTCATAAAAAACAGCTTACGGAAGATGTCCAAAAGCTCATTGGAGAGTTTAATTTACAACCCGTATTAAGATCCGTTTATACCCGTACGGCTTTCCAGATTCCTGGTGATGATTCTGTGCGCGTTAATTTAGACTCGGATTGGGTAATGATTCGCGAAGATTCTTTTGATCAAGAGCGACCTTGTCGTGATCCTGTCGATTGGCACAGACATGATATTGACGACGCCGACTTTCCTTATAAGCACCTTCGTAAGGGTGAACATTTTCGATTTCCCTACAGCGTACTGGAAATTCGAGAGTGCTTAAAACCAGATGAAGAGGAGCCATTATGGGTCTCTGAGCTTCGGGGTTCTCATTTAATATCAGAAGTTGATGGATTCTCTAAGTATGAGCACGGAGTAgctgttttgtttgaaagGCATGTCCCACTTTTGCCGATGTGGTTATTTTCTATGGAGCAGGATATTAGAAAAGATCCTCGATCTACCTACCCGGTTTCGAAAGATGATTCCAATTCAAGTAATATCTACGTCAAACGAAGAGACGAAACTATTTTTACTGATGAATCACCACCGAAGTCTACTAAAAAGACACCGGTCGTTTCGCGACGCTCGCAAGCGTCTAATGCTCAGATGGCAGCGCCGCAAATCCAACAATTTAAGCATCCTCATGGAGATCActttaattttaaaagtatTCCTGGTTTGTTAAAACCGTCTACCTATGGCTCAATTTATCGTCCTGGCAAAACCTATACGACACCCCCTCATATCCAGAAGCCGGAAATTCCTCTTCGGGTCAGTGGTCCTGTTAAAGTAGAGACTAAAGTCTGGCTTGCTAATGAGCGGACATATCTTAATTGGCTTCACGTTGTTGTTCTGTTTGGTTCCTTATCATTGGCTTTATTTAACAGCGCCGGTGAGAAAACGGGGCGTATTTTTGGTAGCATTTACGTGCTGCTTGCCGTTTTCATGGGTTTTTATGCTTGGAGGCTTCACGCTAAGCGTTGTAATCTGATTATGACTCGTAGTCCTGCTCCTATGACTGAATATTGGGGTCCCTTATTTGTTGGTGTTGCTTTGGCTATTTCACTGATTGCTAATATGGCATTTGCGTTAAGAGGAGCAGTTCACCGAAATTTAATTGAAGATGATCATGTTCTTGTGAAAATCTTTTGCAAGCagttttcttga
- the laf1 gene encoding Clr6 L associated factor 1 Laf1, with protein sequence MQSPSTSASVVSSNSSLAKSLDKDVCSSAMKSYQHLISFPPSPLSPSILSDNGDVIRCSRPTTPSKQAVTISNQRPTSSSGAQLTSQVYRAYQNSPRAWLLRERHWLHRHLPTVTPASSSPAKRPRRMVSTTSATVESKVVAETPRASPDFSESRSTTPVSSSSRSHFYSKSMTTRFKQSSREFSSTSQVLDVANTPFEMLPDYSPDMSTLDKRAHSRPLRSEWKGPPLDLSNDEHRHLLHPAEIQLAATLRLPCLIYLDNKRRIFAEWHNRRSQGLSFRKTDAQRASRVDVNKASRLWKAFHDEGFFDN encoded by the coding sequence AAATCTTTGGACAAAGATGTTTGTTCTTCTGCGATGAAATCCTATCAACATCTCATATCTTTTCCTCCTTCACCGCTTTCTCCTAGTATTTTGTCAGACAATGGGGATGTAATTCGATGTAGTCGACCAACCACACCTTCTAAACAAGCTGTCACTATTTCTAACCAGCGGCCAACATCTTCATCTGGTGCTCAGTTAACTTCGCAAGTGTACAGGGCCTACCAGAACTCTCCCAGAGCTTGGCTTCTTAGGGAAAGACATTGGCTACACCGTCATTTACCTACTGTCACCCCTGCGTCTTCTTCTCCCGCTAAACGTCCTCGCCGAATGGTTAGTACCACCTCCGCTACGGTTGAATCAAAAGTCGTCGCAGAAACCCCAAGGGCTTCGCCTGATTTCTCGGAATCTCGCTCTACTACACCTGTCTCTTCCTCCTCTAGAAGCCATTTTTACTCAAAATCAATGACTACTAGATTTAAACAATCCAGCCgagaattttcttctactaGTCAGGTACTTGACGTTGCTAATACCCCTTTTGAAATGCTTCCTGATTATTCCCCAGACATGTCCACCCTTGATAAAAGAGCACATTCTCGCCCTTTGCGTAGTGAATGGAAAGGTCCACCTCTTGATTTGTCTAATGACGAACATCGACATCTTCTCCATCCAGCCGAAATACAACTTGCAGCCACTCTTCGCCTTCCCTGTCTTATCTATTTAGACAACAAGCGTCGTATTTTTGCCGAATGGCACAATCGTCGTTCTCAAGGTCTAAGTTTTCGTAAAACAGATGCTCAACGCGCAAGTCGCGTTGATGTTAATAAAGCTAGTCGATTGTGGAAAGCTTTTCATGACGAAGGATTTTTCGATAATTAG